A genomic region of Chryseobacterium sp. KACC 21268 contains the following coding sequences:
- a CDS encoding DUF3276 family protein, producing MSEFKERHENEIFTKVLKAGRRTYFFDVRETKAGDYYLTITESKKNFGENGEATFEKHKIYLYKEDFKSFQELFNESTDFIIQQKGEDVISERHDKDFKSKSYTIESDDEV from the coding sequence ATGAGTGAATTTAAGGAACGACATGAGAATGAGATTTTCACTAAGGTGTTGAAAGCAGGCAGAAGAACGTATTTCTTTGATGTGCGGGAGACGAAAGCAGGTGACTATTATTTAACCATTACCGAGAGCAAAAAGAATTTCGGAGAAAATGGAGAAGCAACTTTTGAAAAACACAAAATCTACCTTTACAAAGAAGATTTCAAAAGTTTCCAGGAATTATTCAATGAATCTACAGACTTCATCATTCAGCAAAAAGGCGAAGATGTAATCTCAGAAAGACATGATAAAGACTTCAAATCAAAATCTTACACTATAGAATCCGACGACGAAGTTTAA
- a CDS encoding 5'-nucleotidase C-terminal domain-containing protein, protein MKNKLFGFGLIGLLLVGCKTPLNIANIHTEKNIYITDQLPSDKAMDAIIQPYKHELEGKMNTKISHTNVELTKSGDNSNLGNLLADYTFEGADEWAKKNNIPPVDAAVINIGGIRTIIPKGDILTKQIYEVMPFENEIVIIKINGKEVEGLFDYYLKTQKNNPVSHLVIETENAGISRKLINGKTIDPNKTYYIATSDYLALGGDSMFFFAKGETISTGLKMRDLFLEKFKQNPEIVTPDDVRLIFKDKKVQE, encoded by the coding sequence ATGAAAAACAAGCTTTTTGGATTCGGACTCATTGGATTGCTGTTAGTTGGCTGCAAAACGCCGCTCAATATTGCAAACATCCATACCGAGAAAAACATTTATATTACAGATCAGTTACCAAGTGACAAGGCCATGGACGCCATCATCCAGCCTTACAAACACGAACTGGAAGGTAAAATGAATACCAAAATTTCCCATACCAATGTAGAACTTACCAAGTCGGGAGACAACAGCAATCTGGGAAATCTATTAGCAGATTACACTTTTGAAGGTGCAGATGAGTGGGCGAAAAAAAATAATATTCCACCAGTAGATGCTGCGGTGATCAATATCGGCGGTATCAGAACCATTATTCCGAAAGGCGACATTCTTACCAAACAGATTTACGAAGTGATGCCTTTTGAAAACGAAATTGTCATTATCAAAATCAATGGAAAAGAAGTAGAAGGTTTGTTTGATTATTATCTTAAAACACAAAAGAATAATCCGGTTTCACACCTCGTCATCGAGACAGAAAATGCAGGTATCTCAAGAAAATTAATCAACGGAAAAACCATCGATCCGAATAAAACTTATTATATCGCAACATCCGATTATCTGGCTCTGGGCGGTGATAGTATGTTTTTCTTTGCGAAAGGCGAAACGATTTCTACTGGACTCAAAATGCGTGATCTTTTTCTGGAAAAATTCAAACAGAATCCAGAGATTGTAACACCCGATGATGTGAGATTAATCTTCAAAGACAAAAAAGTGCAGGAATAA
- the dapA gene encoding 4-hydroxy-tetrahydrodipicolinate synthase — MGQLKGVGVALVTPFNEDLSVDFDSLTKLIDYNIDNGTNFLVVLGTTAEAATLSKEEKEKVIAHITKINNNRLPLVLGIGGNNTAEVVQQIKETDLSDFDAVLSVSPYYNKPNQEGLYQHYKALAETGVKIIIYNVPGRTGQNVEASTTLRLANEFPNLFMVKEAAPNILQYFDILRQKPENFSLMSGDDEYTLPVTLAGGDGVISVIGQAYPKEFSTMVKFALSREVDEAYKIHNSLVEITRLIFAEGNPCGVKTILAEKGIIKNYLRLPLVAASEGLQEKIKAEMEKLS; from the coding sequence ATGGGTCAGTTAAAAGGCGTAGGTGTGGCTTTGGTAACACCTTTCAATGAAGATCTTTCTGTAGATTTTGATTCTCTTACCAAATTAATCGATTATAACATAGACAACGGAACCAATTTCCTGGTTGTTTTGGGAACTACAGCCGAGGCTGCAACGCTTTCCAAGGAGGAAAAGGAAAAGGTAATTGCGCATATCACAAAGATCAACAACAACAGACTGCCTTTGGTTTTAGGAATCGGCGGAAACAATACGGCAGAAGTCGTACAACAAATCAAAGAAACAGATTTATCAGATTTCGATGCCGTTCTTTCTGTTTCTCCATATTACAACAAACCGAATCAGGAAGGACTTTATCAGCATTATAAAGCTTTGGCAGAAACTGGTGTGAAAATTATTATTTACAATGTTCCTGGAAGAACCGGCCAGAATGTGGAAGCTTCTACAACTTTGCGTTTGGCCAATGAGTTCCCCAATCTTTTTATGGTGAAGGAAGCAGCTCCGAACATTCTTCAGTATTTCGATATCCTGAGACAAAAACCGGAGAATTTTTCTCTAATGTCCGGCGACGACGAATATACTTTACCAGTAACTTTGGCTGGTGGAGACGGCGTAATTTCCGTAATTGGCCAGGCTTATCCGAAAGAGTTTTCTACAATGGTAAAGTTTGCACTAAGCCGTGAAGTGGATGAAGCTTATAAAATCCACAACTCATTGGTAGAAATCACAAGATTGATCTTTGCTGAAGGAAATCCGTGCGGCGTGAAAACCATTTTGGCTGAGAAAGGAATCATCAAAAATTACCTCAGACTTCCGCTTGTAGCAGCATCCGAAGGTTTGCAGGAAAAGATTAAAGCTGAAATGGAAAAGCTTTCTTAA
- the bshB1 gene encoding bacillithiol biosynthesis deacetylase BshB1: MKCDFLAIGAHPDDVELGCGGTIIKLISEGKTVSIIDLTEGELGTRGTAETRAQEASDAAKILGITARENLKLKDGFLTNSEEYQLKIVEKIRKYRPEVVLANAIDDRHPDHAKAAKLVSDACFLAGLKKIETYDNNELQDVWRPKHIFHYIQWKNVVPEFVIDITGFLDKKIEACLAYKTQFYNPDSKEPVTPIATKDFLESLTYRAQDLGRLSGVEFAEGFTTEKLIALKNFEGIICN, encoded by the coding sequence ATGAAATGTGATTTTCTAGCTATAGGAGCACATCCGGATGACGTAGAATTAGGCTGTGGTGGAACAATCATTAAATTGATCTCAGAAGGCAAAACAGTTAGTATTATTGATTTGACCGAAGGTGAATTAGGAACCCGAGGTACAGCCGAAACCCGTGCTCAGGAAGCGAGTGACGCAGCTAAGATTTTAGGAATTACGGCAAGGGAAAACCTGAAGCTGAAAGATGGTTTTCTTACTAACTCTGAAGAATATCAATTGAAGATCGTAGAAAAGATCAGGAAGTACAGACCAGAAGTTGTCTTGGCCAACGCGATAGATGATCGTCATCCTGATCACGCAAAGGCTGCGAAATTGGTTTCTGATGCTTGCTTCCTAGCTGGTCTTAAGAAAATCGAAACTTATGATAATAACGAGCTACAGGATGTTTGGAGACCCAAACATATCTTTCACTACATCCAATGGAAAAATGTGGTTCCGGAGTTTGTGATTGACATTACAGGATTTTTGGATAAGAAGATTGAAGCGTGCCTTGCGTACAAAACTCAGTTTTACAATCCAGATTCGAAAGAGCCGGTGACACCGATTGCTACAAAGGATTTCCTGGAGAGCTTGACTTACAGAGCCCAAGATCTTGGAAGACTTTCCGGTGTTGAGTTTGCAGAAGGTTTTACAACGGAAAAATTAATTGCACTCAAAAATTTTGAAGGAATTATTTGCAATTAA
- a CDS encoding recombination protein O N-terminal domain-containing protein, which translates to MTQEVFLLSYTKYGDHDAVLHCFCRENGFESFFAKGIYAPKNKKKAFLFPLNELLLYTSDKKKSIQNVQKIEQKNVDFFSSDIRKNSILFFVSDLLNQVLRNENQNVGIYSEISIFLSQLQIDNFQSHLIFIFRLLKQQGLQPLFSDKTYLNPETGNFEDIEMHHFFDKTISDIWKDLITSQDPYSIKLSRSEKQNFLDSILVYFHYHFTDFREPRSLEIIKEIF; encoded by the coding sequence ATGACACAAGAAGTTTTTTTACTGTCTTATACAAAATATGGAGATCACGATGCTGTTCTCCATTGTTTTTGTAGGGAAAATGGCTTCGAAAGTTTCTTTGCCAAAGGCATCTACGCACCGAAGAACAAAAAGAAAGCCTTCCTTTTTCCATTGAATGAACTATTGCTTTACACATCCGACAAGAAGAAAAGCATCCAAAATGTTCAGAAAATCGAGCAGAAGAATGTGGATTTTTTCAGTTCGGATATTCGGAAAAATTCGATTTTGTTTTTTGTTTCCGATTTGCTGAATCAGGTTTTGAGGAATGAAAATCAGAATGTTGGAATCTACTCCGAGATTTCGATTTTCTTGAGTCAATTGCAAATCGATAATTTCCAGTCGCATTTGATTTTTATTTTCAGACTTTTGAAACAGCAAGGTTTACAGCCTTTATTTTCAGATAAAACTTACCTCAATCCCGAAACCGGAAACTTCGAAGATATCGAGATGCATCACTTTTTTGACAAGACGATTTCCGATATTTGGAAAGACCTTATCACGTCTCAAGACCCCTATAGCATCAAACTCAGCCGAAGCGAAAAACAAAATTTCCTTGATTCGATATTGGTCTATTTCCATTATCATTTTACAGATTTTCGAGAACCAAGGTCATTGGAAATCATCAAAGAGATTTTTTAA
- the mqo gene encoding malate dehydrogenase (quinone): protein MNPKPKYDVVLIGGGIMSATLATMLHEFDPKLEIAIFERLEKVAKESSSAWNNAGTGHSAFCELNYTPEKDGKIDIKKAEYIAEQFEVSKQFWSYLINKGIIDNPKEFINSCPHMSFVFGEKDVNYLKKRHEALLKSPLFEGMEFSDDHDKLTEWIPLMMQKRMASDQLAATKMDLGTDVDFGKLTVKLIEHLNKTESVEVFTYHEVKDIDADGKGSWNLKVNDRKNLHKQTVNADFVFIGAGGYALPLLDSSGIQESKGYGGFPISGQWLVSRNPELVAKHQAKVYTQATVGAPPMSVPHLDLRIIDGEKALLFGPFAGFSTKFLREGSYLDLPESVNFKNIRSLFGVWWHNMPLTRYLIQQVTMNKSQRMSHLRDFVTDAQEKDWELMQAGQRVQIIKKDRFEGGRLEFGTEVVVNKDKNIASLLGASPGASTSAFAMIMVLENCFADKLKTDWKDKLVEMVPSYGKKLAEYPELINEIRAYSKEKLELEY, encoded by the coding sequence ATGAATCCGAAACCTAAATACGATGTTGTATTGATTGGTGGTGGAATAATGAGTGCAACGTTGGCAACAATGCTCCACGAGTTTGACCCGAAACTGGAAATTGCAATCTTCGAAAGACTGGAAAAAGTAGCCAAAGAAAGTTCATCTGCATGGAACAATGCGGGAACAGGACATTCTGCTTTTTGTGAACTGAATTACACGCCGGAAAAAGACGGTAAAATAGACATTAAGAAAGCAGAATATATTGCGGAACAATTCGAAGTTTCCAAGCAGTTCTGGTCTTATCTCATCAACAAAGGGATTATTGATAATCCAAAAGAATTCATCAATTCCTGCCCGCATATGAGTTTCGTTTTTGGAGAAAAAGATGTTAACTATCTTAAGAAAAGACACGAAGCCCTTCTGAAATCCCCACTTTTCGAAGGGATGGAATTTTCCGATGATCACGATAAGCTGACAGAGTGGATTCCACTGATGATGCAGAAAAGAATGGCATCTGATCAATTGGCAGCAACCAAAATGGATCTGGGAACTGATGTTGACTTTGGAAAACTAACGGTTAAATTAATTGAACATCTCAACAAGACAGAATCTGTAGAAGTTTTCACTTACCACGAAGTCAAAGATATCGATGCTGACGGAAAAGGAAGTTGGAATCTAAAAGTGAATGACCGAAAAAACCTTCACAAACAAACCGTGAATGCGGATTTCGTATTTATCGGCGCTGGAGGTTACGCCTTGCCACTTCTGGACAGTTCCGGGATTCAGGAAAGCAAAGGCTACGGTGGATTTCCAATTAGCGGACAATGGCTTGTGAGCAGAAATCCGGAATTGGTAGCAAAACACCAGGCGAAGGTTTATACGCAGGCAACCGTGGGCGCGCCGCCAATGTCTGTGCCTCACCTGGATCTTAGAATCATTGATGGTGAAAAAGCACTTCTTTTCGGTCCATTCGCAGGATTCTCAACCAAATTCTTGAGAGAAGGCAGTTATCTGGATCTTCCGGAAAGTGTGAATTTCAAAAATATCCGTTCGTTATTCGGCGTTTGGTGGCATAATATGCCATTGACGAGATATCTGATCCAGCAGGTGACGATGAATAAATCTCAGAGAATGTCACATCTCCGTGATTTCGTGACCGATGCTCAGGAAAAAGACTGGGAACTGATGCAGGCCGGCCAACGTGTTCAGATCATCAAAAAAGACCGTTTTGAAGGTGGAAGACTGGAGTTTGGAACTGAGGTAGTCGTTAATAAGGATAAAAATATAGCTTCACTTTTAGGAGCTTCTCCTGGTGCAAGTACATCCGCATTTGCGATGATTATGGTTCTTGAAAACTGTTTTGCCGATAAACTGAAAACCGACTGGAAAGATAAATTGGTAGAAATGGTCCCAAGCTACGGTAAAAAACTAGCTGAATACCCTGAATTGATCAACGAAATCAGAGCATATTCTAAAGAAAAATTGGAGCTGGAATATTAA
- a CDS encoding metallophosphatase has product MKRKEFLKYMGGGSLALTLAPNLLLADQLDLLNKESNYKLTILHTNDQHSRIEPFDASYTRNPNQGGFARRASLISKIRSEEKNVLLLDSGDIFQGTPYFNFFGGELEFKLMSMMQYDASTMGNHDFDNGLEGFLKVLPNAKFPFICSNYDFKNTILDGKTEAYKIFTKNGIKVGVFAVGIELNGLVGKKNYAETIYHNPIEIAQHYSDFLRNEKKCDLVICLSHIGFDYKDEPEKISDKHLAAKTSGIDLILGGHTHTFLAEPLTFKNKDDKNVIVNQVGWAGILLGRLDFYFDKNKDVKNISWNNQLIDENIIV; this is encoded by the coding sequence ATGAAAAGAAAAGAATTCTTAAAATACATGGGTGGCGGAAGTCTTGCTTTGACATTAGCTCCTAATCTTTTGCTCGCAGATCAGCTTGATCTACTGAACAAAGAATCAAATTACAAATTGACGATTCTTCATACCAACGATCAGCACAGCCGCATTGAACCATTTGATGCTTCCTACACTAGAAATCCGAATCAGGGTGGCTTTGCAAGACGGGCGTCATTAATCAGTAAAATAAGAAGTGAAGAGAAGAATGTCTTGCTTCTGGATTCAGGCGATATTTTCCAGGGAACACCTTATTTTAATTTTTTTGGAGGTGAGTTGGAATTTAAACTAATGAGTATGATGCAATACGACGCATCTACGATGGGAAACCACGATTTTGACAATGGATTGGAAGGTTTTCTGAAAGTGTTACCCAATGCAAAATTTCCTTTCATCTGTTCCAATTATGATTTTAAAAACACTATTTTAGACGGGAAAACAGAAGCTTATAAGATTTTCACAAAAAATGGAATCAAAGTTGGAGTTTTTGCTGTAGGAATAGAACTGAATGGGCTGGTAGGAAAGAAGAATTATGCCGAAACCATTTATCATAATCCTATAGAAATTGCACAGCACTATTCAGATTTTCTTAGAAATGAGAAGAAGTGTGATTTGGTAATTTGTCTTTCCCACATTGGTTTTGATTACAAAGATGAGCCGGAGAAAATTTCGGATAAACATTTGGCTGCAAAAACCTCGGGTATAGATTTGATTTTAGGCGGACACACGCACACTTTTCTGGCAGAACCACTGACGTTTAAAAATAAAGACGATAAGAATGTGATTGTGAATCAAGTTGGTTGGGCCGGAATTTTATTAGGAAGACTGGATTTTTATTTTGACAAAAATAAGGATGTGAAAAATATTTCTTGGAATAATCAGTTAATAGATGAAAACATAATAGTTTAG
- a CDS encoding ABC transporter ATP-binding protein: MKALKTLNPYFWKHRILLFWGFLFIILSNFFAIYKIQYIGQTINIIEKNYSTLKLSDEAGLIDNVKSNWAYFRIIFINSGILIVCSLLSGFFTFMMRQTIIVASRRIEYELKNKIYTHYQELSVTDYKKTTIGDLMNRLSEDVVAIRMYLGPGVMYVVNLIILLIITSVYMFMTDVQMTLWTLVPLPILSFGIYKVSDIINKKSKVMQKSQSEISTFVQDSFSGIRVVKFFSKEKYIEKNYGIKVKDYQDKALDLARTEAYFFTIILFVVGLLNVAILYIGGQKYIAGEMSVGTIADFFMYINMLIFPFSMLGWVTSVNQRAEASMQRVNEFMDVKSDIINTNSETYPISGEIEFRNVSYTYPNTGIKAVDNLSFKVDAGKSLAIMGKTGSGKSTIAQLICRLIDPDEGEILIDGKNLKSHNLKLYRDQLGYTPQESYLFSDTIENNIGFAIDKPNRSLVVEMAKKADVHKNIEEFKEQYETMVGERGVMLSGGQKQRICIARAMIKQPNILIFDDCLSALDTETEENILQNIDKDLKTTTSIIITHRESSAKRADEILYLN, encoded by the coding sequence ATGAAAGCTTTAAAAACACTTAATCCATATTTCTGGAAACACCGCATCTTATTATTTTGGGGATTTTTATTCATTATTCTGAGTAATTTTTTTGCCATCTATAAGATCCAGTACATCGGACAAACCATTAATATTATTGAGAAAAACTACTCGACACTCAAATTATCAGACGAAGCAGGACTGATTGATAACGTCAAAAGCAATTGGGCGTATTTCAGAATCATTTTTATCAATTCCGGGATTCTGATTGTCTGTTCTTTACTTTCCGGATTTTTCACATTTATGATGCGACAGACTATCATCGTTGCCTCCCGAAGAATTGAGTACGAACTGAAAAACAAAATCTACACGCATTATCAGGAATTATCTGTCACTGATTATAAAAAGACGACTATTGGTGACTTAATGAACCGTCTCAGCGAAGATGTTGTGGCTATCAGAATGTATCTCGGGCCTGGAGTGATGTACGTTGTCAATCTTATTATTTTATTGATCATCACCAGCGTCTATATGTTTATGACTGATGTCCAGATGACGCTTTGGACTTTGGTGCCACTGCCTATTCTTTCTTTCGGAATTTACAAAGTGAGTGACATCATCAATAAAAAATCGAAAGTGATGCAGAAAAGCCAGTCCGAAATTTCGACTTTCGTACAGGACAGTTTTTCAGGAATCCGTGTTGTGAAATTCTTCAGTAAAGAAAAATATATTGAGAAAAATTATGGGATTAAAGTCAAAGATTATCAAGATAAAGCATTGGATCTTGCAAGGACGGAAGCTTACTTTTTCACGATCATCCTTTTCGTAGTCGGCCTTCTGAATGTCGCGATTCTTTATATCGGCGGACAAAAATATATCGCAGGCGAAATGAGCGTAGGAACCATCGCAGATTTCTTTATGTACATCAATATGCTGATTTTTCCTTTCTCGATGCTTGGCTGGGTAACCTCTGTGAATCAACGAGCGGAAGCCAGTATGCAGCGTGTGAATGAGTTTATGGATGTGAAATCTGATATCATCAATACCAATTCAGAAACTTACCCAATCAGTGGTGAAATAGAATTCCGAAACGTGAGCTACACCTATCCAAATACGGGCATCAAAGCCGTGGATAATCTCAGTTTTAAAGTTGACGCAGGTAAATCACTTGCGATAATGGGGAAAACAGGAAGCGGAAAATCTACGATTGCACAACTGATTTGCAGATTAATTGATCCCGATGAAGGTGAAATATTAATTGACGGTAAAAATCTAAAAAGTCATAATCTGAAACTCTACAGAGATCAGTTAGGCTACACACCGCAGGAAAGTTATCTCTTTTCTGATACGATTGAGAACAATATCGGCTTTGCGATTGACAAGCCAAATAGAAGCTTGGTCGTAGAAATGGCGAAAAAAGCGGATGTTCACAAAAATATTGAGGAGTTCAAAGAACAGTACGAAACAATGGTGGGCGAACGTGGCGTAATGCTGTCTGGTGGGCAGAAGCAGAGGATTTGCATTGCCAGGGCGATGATCAAACAACCTAATATTTTAATCTTCGATGATTGCCTTTCTGCATTGGACACGGAGACGGAAGAGAATATCCTGCAAAACATTGACAAAGACCTCAAAACGACAACATCTATCATCATAACTCATAGAGAATCAAGCGCAAAGCGGGCTGATGAAATTCTATACCTGAATTGA